From the Anguilla anguilla isolate fAngAng1 chromosome 6, fAngAng1.pri, whole genome shotgun sequence genome, one window contains:
- the cep43 gene encoding FGFR1 oncogene partner isoform X5, with amino-acid sequence MSAAEEDTELRDLLIQNLENNGVLNKIKAELRAAVFLALEEQDKVENKTPLVNESLKKCLNTKDGRLVASLITDFLQVFNLDFTLAVFQPEINSLNGLESREAVARELGVTEQEGNRGTPLLLELVKRSRHKDRASVFSEGERTVPIPKELSPRQIADARRKFDFYDKDKSGGISKDELRTLFSDLFPAFHKNMLERYLTDEFRAVDKDFSNSIEFQEFLGMYKRLFIQCRSVVCSDVTDIIPTSNKFSEENICTSPSSKKDEEIPRFKGFLKHSEEEEDEEEKAGAKGVEVSHGDASLTFGSTKGKGPAQASSREPKHGEAPPLPRKSADAEVEEDEDEGDSFFDDPLPRPKKTFGWAGRPAKESSLSRGSLPPLRKSSSLNDLSAVDSDTDADDPFSDSDNGGGYSPEPDGRRADPGRPAGSPPPPPREGPRLKSGEPHPRDPPERRTGNHKDKGSRDSKAVNSRDAALGSDEDNDYDDDFNSTSHRSDNSRSELSIGEEIEEVSIEGPDGSDKLDDLTQDLSVSQLSQGADYMEEVA; translated from the exons AATAAAACTCCACTTGTGAATGAAAGCCTAAAGAAGTGTCTAAATACCAAAGATG GACGTTTGGTGGCCAGCCTCATCACAGATTTCCTGCAGGTTTTTAATTTGGACTTCACGCTTGCCGTCTTTCAGCCAGAAATTAACTCT CTGAATGGCCTGGAGAGCAGGGAAGCGGTGGCCCGCGAGCTGGGCGTCACGGAGCAGGAGGGTAACAGGGGCACGCCCCTCCTCCTGGAGCTGGTGAAGAGGAGCCGGCACAAGGACAGAGCCTCCGTGTTCTCAGAG GGAGAAAGAACCGTGCCTATTCCCAAG gaGTTATCTCCCAGGCAGATTGCTGATGCCCGGAGGAAATTTGACTTTTATGACAAG gaCAAAAGTGGCGGAATAAGCAAAGATGAGCTGAGGACGCTGTTCTCCGATCTCTTCCCCGCTTTCCACAA GAATATGCTCGAGCGATACCTAACAGATGAATTCAGAGCTGTAGACAAGGACTTCAGTAACT CCATAGAATTCCAGGAATTTCTGGGGATGTATAAGCGTTTGTTTATCCAGTGTAGAAGTGTG gtctgcagtgatgtcacggACATCATTCCAACCTCAAATAAATTTTCTGAGGAGAACATATGTACATCACCTTCCAGTAAG AAGGATGAAGAG ATACCCAGATTTAAAGGATTTCTTAAgcacagtgaggaagaggaggatgaggaagagaagGCTGGCGCCAAG GGAGTCGAGGTGAGCCACGGCGACGCCAGCTTGACCTTCGGCTCCACGAAGGGCAAGGGCCCGGCGCAGGCGTCGTCCAGGGAGCCGAAACACGgcgaagccccgcccctgccgAGGAAGAGCGCAGAcgcggaggtggaggaggacgaggacgaggggGACTCCTTCTTCGACGACCCCCTGCCGAGACCAAAGAAGACGTTCGGCTG GGCGGGCCGGCCGGCGAAGGAGAGCAGCCTCTCCCGGGGATCCCTCCCCCCGTTGAGGAAGAGCAGTAGCCTCAACGA TCTCTCTGCCGTAGACAGCGACACGGACGCGGACGACCCCTTTTCAGACAGCGATAACGGGGGAGGGTACAGCCCCGAGCCCGACGGGAG GAGGGCGGACCCCGGCAGACCCGCGggcagccccccgccccccccgagaGAGGGCCCCCGGCTGAAGAGCGGAGAGCCGCACCCGCGGGACCCCCCCGAAAGGAGGACtg GTAATCACAAAGACAAAGGATCCAGGGACTCGAAGGCCGTGAACAGCAGAGACGCAGCTCTTGGGTCCG ACGAAGACAACGACTATGACGACGATTTCAACAG CACCAGCCACCGATCGGACAACTCGAGAAGCGAGCTGAGCATCGGGGAGGAGATCGAGGAGGTCTCCATCGAGGGACCCGACGGAAGCGACAAG CTGGATGACCTCACTCAGGACCTGAGCGTGTCGCAGCTCAGCCAGGGGGCAGACTACATGGAGGAGGTGGCGTGA
- the cep43 gene encoding FGFR1 oncogene partner isoform X4, whose product MSAAEEDTELRDLLIQNLENNGVLNKIKAELRAAVFLALEEQDKVENKTPLVNESLKKCLNTKDGRLVASLITDFLQVFNLDFTLAVFQPEINSLNGLESREAVARELGVTEQEGNRGTPLLLELVKRSRHKDRASVFSEGERTVPIPKELSPRQIADARRKFDFYDKDKSGGISKDELRTLFSDLFPAFHKNMLERYLTDEFRAVDKDFSNSIEFQEFLGMYKRLFIQCRSVVCSDVTDIIPTSNKFSEENICTSPSSKIPRFKGFLKHSEEEEDEEEKAGAKGVEVSHGDASLTFGSTKGKGPAQASSREPKHGEAPPLPRKSADAEVEEDEDEGDSFFDDPLPRPKKTFGCSNLAKADKSHSEASLSENNNSRKEAGRPAKESSLSRGSLPPLRKSSSLNDLSAVDSDTDADDPFSDSDNGGGYSPEPDGRRADPGRPAGSPPPPPREGPRLKSGEPHPRDPPERRTGNHKDKGSRDSKAVNSRDAALGSDEDNDYDDDFNSTSHRSDNSRSELSIGEEIEEVSIEGPDGSDKLDDLTQDLSVSQLSQGADYMEEVA is encoded by the exons AATAAAACTCCACTTGTGAATGAAAGCCTAAAGAAGTGTCTAAATACCAAAGATG GACGTTTGGTGGCCAGCCTCATCACAGATTTCCTGCAGGTTTTTAATTTGGACTTCACGCTTGCCGTCTTTCAGCCAGAAATTAACTCT CTGAATGGCCTGGAGAGCAGGGAAGCGGTGGCCCGCGAGCTGGGCGTCACGGAGCAGGAGGGTAACAGGGGCACGCCCCTCCTCCTGGAGCTGGTGAAGAGGAGCCGGCACAAGGACAGAGCCTCCGTGTTCTCAGAG GGAGAAAGAACCGTGCCTATTCCCAAG gaGTTATCTCCCAGGCAGATTGCTGATGCCCGGAGGAAATTTGACTTTTATGACAAG gaCAAAAGTGGCGGAATAAGCAAAGATGAGCTGAGGACGCTGTTCTCCGATCTCTTCCCCGCTTTCCACAA GAATATGCTCGAGCGATACCTAACAGATGAATTCAGAGCTGTAGACAAGGACTTCAGTAACT CCATAGAATTCCAGGAATTTCTGGGGATGTATAAGCGTTTGTTTATCCAGTGTAGAAGTGTG gtctgcagtgatgtcacggACATCATTCCAACCTCAAATAAATTTTCTGAGGAGAACATATGTACATCACCTTCCAGTAAG ATACCCAGATTTAAAGGATTTCTTAAgcacagtgaggaagaggaggatgaggaagagaagGCTGGCGCCAAG GGAGTCGAGGTGAGCCACGGCGACGCCAGCTTGACCTTCGGCTCCACGAAGGGCAAGGGCCCGGCGCAGGCGTCGTCCAGGGAGCCGAAACACGgcgaagccccgcccctgccgAGGAAGAGCGCAGAcgcggaggtggaggaggacgaggacgaggggGACTCCTTCTTCGACGACCCCCTGCCGAGACCAAAGAAGACGTTCGGCTG TAGTAATCTCGCCAAGGCAGATAAAAGTCACTCAGAGGCAAGTCTCTCTGAAAACAACAATAGTCGCAAAGa GGCGGGCCGGCCGGCGAAGGAGAGCAGCCTCTCCCGGGGATCCCTCCCCCCGTTGAGGAAGAGCAGTAGCCTCAACGA TCTCTCTGCCGTAGACAGCGACACGGACGCGGACGACCCCTTTTCAGACAGCGATAACGGGGGAGGGTACAGCCCCGAGCCCGACGGGAG GAGGGCGGACCCCGGCAGACCCGCGggcagccccccgccccccccgagaGAGGGCCCCCGGCTGAAGAGCGGAGAGCCGCACCCGCGGGACCCCCCCGAAAGGAGGACtg GTAATCACAAAGACAAAGGATCCAGGGACTCGAAGGCCGTGAACAGCAGAGACGCAGCTCTTGGGTCCG ACGAAGACAACGACTATGACGACGATTTCAACAG CACCAGCCACCGATCGGACAACTCGAGAAGCGAGCTGAGCATCGGGGAGGAGATCGAGGAGGTCTCCATCGAGGGACCCGACGGAAGCGACAAG CTGGATGACCTCACTCAGGACCTGAGCGTGTCGCAGCTCAGCCAGGGGGCAGACTACATGGAGGAGGTGGCGTGA
- the cep43 gene encoding FGFR1 oncogene partner isoform X10, giving the protein MSAAEEDTELRDLLIQNLENNGVLNKIKAELRAAVFLALEEQDKVENKTPLVNESLKKCLNTKDGRLVASLITDFLQVFNLDFTLAVFQPEINSLNGLESREAVARELGVTEQEGNRGTPLLLELVKRSRHKDRASVFSEGERTVPIPKELSPRQIADARRKFDFYDKDKSGGISKDELRTLFSDLFPAFHKNMLERYLTDEFRAVDKDFSNSIEFQEFLGMYKRLFIQCRSVVCSDVTDIIPTSNKFSEENICTSPSSKKDEEIPRFKGFLKHSEEEEDEEEKAGAKGVEVSHGDASLTFGSTKGKGPAQASSREPKHGEAPPLPRKSADAEVEEDEDEGDSFFDDPLPRPKKTFGWAGRPAKESSLSRGSLPPLRKSSSLNERADPGRPAGSPPPPPREGPRLKSGEPHPRDPPERRTGNHKDKGSRDSKAVNSRDAALGSDEDNDYDDDFNSTSHRSDNSRSELSIGEEIEEVSIEGPDGSDKLDDLTQDLSVSQLSQGADYMEEVA; this is encoded by the exons AATAAAACTCCACTTGTGAATGAAAGCCTAAAGAAGTGTCTAAATACCAAAGATG GACGTTTGGTGGCCAGCCTCATCACAGATTTCCTGCAGGTTTTTAATTTGGACTTCACGCTTGCCGTCTTTCAGCCAGAAATTAACTCT CTGAATGGCCTGGAGAGCAGGGAAGCGGTGGCCCGCGAGCTGGGCGTCACGGAGCAGGAGGGTAACAGGGGCACGCCCCTCCTCCTGGAGCTGGTGAAGAGGAGCCGGCACAAGGACAGAGCCTCCGTGTTCTCAGAG GGAGAAAGAACCGTGCCTATTCCCAAG gaGTTATCTCCCAGGCAGATTGCTGATGCCCGGAGGAAATTTGACTTTTATGACAAG gaCAAAAGTGGCGGAATAAGCAAAGATGAGCTGAGGACGCTGTTCTCCGATCTCTTCCCCGCTTTCCACAA GAATATGCTCGAGCGATACCTAACAGATGAATTCAGAGCTGTAGACAAGGACTTCAGTAACT CCATAGAATTCCAGGAATTTCTGGGGATGTATAAGCGTTTGTTTATCCAGTGTAGAAGTGTG gtctgcagtgatgtcacggACATCATTCCAACCTCAAATAAATTTTCTGAGGAGAACATATGTACATCACCTTCCAGTAAG AAGGATGAAGAG ATACCCAGATTTAAAGGATTTCTTAAgcacagtgaggaagaggaggatgaggaagagaagGCTGGCGCCAAG GGAGTCGAGGTGAGCCACGGCGACGCCAGCTTGACCTTCGGCTCCACGAAGGGCAAGGGCCCGGCGCAGGCGTCGTCCAGGGAGCCGAAACACGgcgaagccccgcccctgccgAGGAAGAGCGCAGAcgcggaggtggaggaggacgaggacgaggggGACTCCTTCTTCGACGACCCCCTGCCGAGACCAAAGAAGACGTTCGGCTG GGCGGGCCGGCCGGCGAAGGAGAGCAGCCTCTCCCGGGGATCCCTCCCCCCGTTGAGGAAGAGCAGTAGCCTCAACGA GAGGGCGGACCCCGGCAGACCCGCGggcagccccccgccccccccgagaGAGGGCCCCCGGCTGAAGAGCGGAGAGCCGCACCCGCGGGACCCCCCCGAAAGGAGGACtg GTAATCACAAAGACAAAGGATCCAGGGACTCGAAGGCCGTGAACAGCAGAGACGCAGCTCTTGGGTCCG ACGAAGACAACGACTATGACGACGATTTCAACAG CACCAGCCACCGATCGGACAACTCGAGAAGCGAGCTGAGCATCGGGGAGGAGATCGAGGAGGTCTCCATCGAGGGACCCGACGGAAGCGACAAG CTGGATGACCTCACTCAGGACCTGAGCGTGTCGCAGCTCAGCCAGGGGGCAGACTACATGGAGGAGGTGGCGTGA
- the cep43 gene encoding FGFR1 oncogene partner isoform X13, giving the protein MSAAEEDTELRDLLIQNLENNGVLNKIKAELRAAVFLALEEQDKVENKTPLVNESLKKCLNTKDGRLVASLITDFLQVFNLDFTLAVFQPEINSLNGLESREAVARELGVTEQEGNRGTPLLLELVKRSRHKDRASVFSEGERTVPIPKELSPRQIADARRKFDFYDKDKSGGISKDELRTLFSDLFPAFHKNMLERYLTDEFRAVDKDFSNSIEFQEFLGMYKRLFIQCRSVVCSDVTDIIPTSNKFSEENICTSPSSKKDEEIPRFKGFLKHSEEEEDEEEKAGAKGVEVSHGDASLTFGSTKGKGPAQASSREPKHGEAPPLPRKSADAEVEEDEDEGDSFFDDPLPRPKKTFGWRADPGRPAGSPPPPPREGPRLKSGEPHPRDPPERRTGNHKDKGSRDSKAVNSRDAALGSDEDNDYDDDFNSTSHRSDNSRSELSIGEEIEEVSIEGPDGSDKLDDLTQDLSVSQLSQGADYMEEVA; this is encoded by the exons AATAAAACTCCACTTGTGAATGAAAGCCTAAAGAAGTGTCTAAATACCAAAGATG GACGTTTGGTGGCCAGCCTCATCACAGATTTCCTGCAGGTTTTTAATTTGGACTTCACGCTTGCCGTCTTTCAGCCAGAAATTAACTCT CTGAATGGCCTGGAGAGCAGGGAAGCGGTGGCCCGCGAGCTGGGCGTCACGGAGCAGGAGGGTAACAGGGGCACGCCCCTCCTCCTGGAGCTGGTGAAGAGGAGCCGGCACAAGGACAGAGCCTCCGTGTTCTCAGAG GGAGAAAGAACCGTGCCTATTCCCAAG gaGTTATCTCCCAGGCAGATTGCTGATGCCCGGAGGAAATTTGACTTTTATGACAAG gaCAAAAGTGGCGGAATAAGCAAAGATGAGCTGAGGACGCTGTTCTCCGATCTCTTCCCCGCTTTCCACAA GAATATGCTCGAGCGATACCTAACAGATGAATTCAGAGCTGTAGACAAGGACTTCAGTAACT CCATAGAATTCCAGGAATTTCTGGGGATGTATAAGCGTTTGTTTATCCAGTGTAGAAGTGTG gtctgcagtgatgtcacggACATCATTCCAACCTCAAATAAATTTTCTGAGGAGAACATATGTACATCACCTTCCAGTAAG AAGGATGAAGAG ATACCCAGATTTAAAGGATTTCTTAAgcacagtgaggaagaggaggatgaggaagagaagGCTGGCGCCAAG GGAGTCGAGGTGAGCCACGGCGACGCCAGCTTGACCTTCGGCTCCACGAAGGGCAAGGGCCCGGCGCAGGCGTCGTCCAGGGAGCCGAAACACGgcgaagccccgcccctgccgAGGAAGAGCGCAGAcgcggaggtggaggaggacgaggacgaggggGACTCCTTCTTCGACGACCCCCTGCCGAGACCAAAGAAGACGTTCGGCTG GAGGGCGGACCCCGGCAGACCCGCGggcagccccccgccccccccgagaGAGGGCCCCCGGCTGAAGAGCGGAGAGCCGCACCCGCGGGACCCCCCCGAAAGGAGGACtg GTAATCACAAAGACAAAGGATCCAGGGACTCGAAGGCCGTGAACAGCAGAGACGCAGCTCTTGGGTCCG ACGAAGACAACGACTATGACGACGATTTCAACAG CACCAGCCACCGATCGGACAACTCGAGAAGCGAGCTGAGCATCGGGGAGGAGATCGAGGAGGTCTCCATCGAGGGACCCGACGGAAGCGACAAG CTGGATGACCTCACTCAGGACCTGAGCGTGTCGCAGCTCAGCCAGGGGGCAGACTACATGGAGGAGGTGGCGTGA
- the cep43 gene encoding FGFR1 oncogene partner isoform X11, whose translation MSAAEEDTELRDLLIQNLENNGVLNKIKAELRAAVFLALEEQDKVENKTPLVNESLKKCLNTKDGRLVASLITDFLQVFNLDFTLAVFQPEINSLNGLESREAVARELGVTEQEGNRGTPLLLELVKRSRHKDRASVFSEGERTVPIPKELSPRQIADARRKFDFYDKDKSGGISKDELRTLFSDLFPAFHKNMLERYLTDEFRAVDKDFSNSIEFQEFLGMYKRLFIQCRSVVCSDVTDIIPTSNKFSEENICTSPSSKKDEEIPRFKGFLKHSEEEEDEEEKAGAKGVEVSHGDASLTFGSTKGKGPAQASSREPKHGEAPPLPRKSADAEVEEDEDEGDSFFDDPLPRPKKTFGCSNLAKADKSHSEASLSENNNSRKERADPGRPAGSPPPPPREGPRLKSGEPHPRDPPERRTGNHKDKGSRDSKAVNSRDAALGSDEDNDYDDDFNSTSHRSDNSRSELSIGEEIEEVSIEGPDGSDKLDDLTQDLSVSQLSQGADYMEEVA comes from the exons AATAAAACTCCACTTGTGAATGAAAGCCTAAAGAAGTGTCTAAATACCAAAGATG GACGTTTGGTGGCCAGCCTCATCACAGATTTCCTGCAGGTTTTTAATTTGGACTTCACGCTTGCCGTCTTTCAGCCAGAAATTAACTCT CTGAATGGCCTGGAGAGCAGGGAAGCGGTGGCCCGCGAGCTGGGCGTCACGGAGCAGGAGGGTAACAGGGGCACGCCCCTCCTCCTGGAGCTGGTGAAGAGGAGCCGGCACAAGGACAGAGCCTCCGTGTTCTCAGAG GGAGAAAGAACCGTGCCTATTCCCAAG gaGTTATCTCCCAGGCAGATTGCTGATGCCCGGAGGAAATTTGACTTTTATGACAAG gaCAAAAGTGGCGGAATAAGCAAAGATGAGCTGAGGACGCTGTTCTCCGATCTCTTCCCCGCTTTCCACAA GAATATGCTCGAGCGATACCTAACAGATGAATTCAGAGCTGTAGACAAGGACTTCAGTAACT CCATAGAATTCCAGGAATTTCTGGGGATGTATAAGCGTTTGTTTATCCAGTGTAGAAGTGTG gtctgcagtgatgtcacggACATCATTCCAACCTCAAATAAATTTTCTGAGGAGAACATATGTACATCACCTTCCAGTAAG AAGGATGAAGAG ATACCCAGATTTAAAGGATTTCTTAAgcacagtgaggaagaggaggatgaggaagagaagGCTGGCGCCAAG GGAGTCGAGGTGAGCCACGGCGACGCCAGCTTGACCTTCGGCTCCACGAAGGGCAAGGGCCCGGCGCAGGCGTCGTCCAGGGAGCCGAAACACGgcgaagccccgcccctgccgAGGAAGAGCGCAGAcgcggaggtggaggaggacgaggacgaggggGACTCCTTCTTCGACGACCCCCTGCCGAGACCAAAGAAGACGTTCGGCTG TAGTAATCTCGCCAAGGCAGATAAAAGTCACTCAGAGGCAAGTCTCTCTGAAAACAACAATAGTCGCAAAGa GAGGGCGGACCCCGGCAGACCCGCGggcagccccccgccccccccgagaGAGGGCCCCCGGCTGAAGAGCGGAGAGCCGCACCCGCGGGACCCCCCCGAAAGGAGGACtg GTAATCACAAAGACAAAGGATCCAGGGACTCGAAGGCCGTGAACAGCAGAGACGCAGCTCTTGGGTCCG ACGAAGACAACGACTATGACGACGATTTCAACAG CACCAGCCACCGATCGGACAACTCGAGAAGCGAGCTGAGCATCGGGGAGGAGATCGAGGAGGTCTCCATCGAGGGACCCGACGGAAGCGACAAG CTGGATGACCTCACTCAGGACCTGAGCGTGTCGCAGCTCAGCCAGGGGGCAGACTACATGGAGGAGGTGGCGTGA
- the cep43 gene encoding FGFR1 oncogene partner isoform X8 — MSAAEEDTELRDLLIQNLENNGVLNKIKAELRAAVFLALEEQDKVENKTPLVNESLKKCLNTKDGRLVASLITDFLQVFNLDFTLAVFQPEINSLNGLESREAVARELGVTEQEGNRGTPLLLELVKRSRHKDRASVFSEGERTVPIPKELSPRQIADARRKFDFYDKDKSGGISKDELRTLFSDLFPAFHKNMLERYLTDEFRAVDKDFSNSIEFQEFLGMYKRLFIQCRSVVCSDVTDIIPTSNKFSEENICTSPSSKGVEVSHGDASLTFGSTKGKGPAQASSREPKHGEAPPLPRKSADAEVEEDEDEGDSFFDDPLPRPKKTFGCSNLAKADKSHSEASLSENNNSRKEAGRPAKESSLSRGSLPPLRKSSSLNDLSAVDSDTDADDPFSDSDNGGGYSPEPDGRRADPGRPAGSPPPPPREGPRLKSGEPHPRDPPERRTGNHKDKGSRDSKAVNSRDAALGSDEDNDYDDDFNSTSHRSDNSRSELSIGEEIEEVSIEGPDGSDKLDDLTQDLSVSQLSQGADYMEEVA, encoded by the exons AATAAAACTCCACTTGTGAATGAAAGCCTAAAGAAGTGTCTAAATACCAAAGATG GACGTTTGGTGGCCAGCCTCATCACAGATTTCCTGCAGGTTTTTAATTTGGACTTCACGCTTGCCGTCTTTCAGCCAGAAATTAACTCT CTGAATGGCCTGGAGAGCAGGGAAGCGGTGGCCCGCGAGCTGGGCGTCACGGAGCAGGAGGGTAACAGGGGCACGCCCCTCCTCCTGGAGCTGGTGAAGAGGAGCCGGCACAAGGACAGAGCCTCCGTGTTCTCAGAG GGAGAAAGAACCGTGCCTATTCCCAAG gaGTTATCTCCCAGGCAGATTGCTGATGCCCGGAGGAAATTTGACTTTTATGACAAG gaCAAAAGTGGCGGAATAAGCAAAGATGAGCTGAGGACGCTGTTCTCCGATCTCTTCCCCGCTTTCCACAA GAATATGCTCGAGCGATACCTAACAGATGAATTCAGAGCTGTAGACAAGGACTTCAGTAACT CCATAGAATTCCAGGAATTTCTGGGGATGTATAAGCGTTTGTTTATCCAGTGTAGAAGTGTG gtctgcagtgatgtcacggACATCATTCCAACCTCAAATAAATTTTCTGAGGAGAACATATGTACATCACCTTCCAGTAAG GGAGTCGAGGTGAGCCACGGCGACGCCAGCTTGACCTTCGGCTCCACGAAGGGCAAGGGCCCGGCGCAGGCGTCGTCCAGGGAGCCGAAACACGgcgaagccccgcccctgccgAGGAAGAGCGCAGAcgcggaggtggaggaggacgaggacgaggggGACTCCTTCTTCGACGACCCCCTGCCGAGACCAAAGAAGACGTTCGGCTG TAGTAATCTCGCCAAGGCAGATAAAAGTCACTCAGAGGCAAGTCTCTCTGAAAACAACAATAGTCGCAAAGa GGCGGGCCGGCCGGCGAAGGAGAGCAGCCTCTCCCGGGGATCCCTCCCCCCGTTGAGGAAGAGCAGTAGCCTCAACGA TCTCTCTGCCGTAGACAGCGACACGGACGCGGACGACCCCTTTTCAGACAGCGATAACGGGGGAGGGTACAGCCCCGAGCCCGACGGGAG GAGGGCGGACCCCGGCAGACCCGCGggcagccccccgccccccccgagaGAGGGCCCCCGGCTGAAGAGCGGAGAGCCGCACCCGCGGGACCCCCCCGAAAGGAGGACtg GTAATCACAAAGACAAAGGATCCAGGGACTCGAAGGCCGTGAACAGCAGAGACGCAGCTCTTGGGTCCG ACGAAGACAACGACTATGACGACGATTTCAACAG CACCAGCCACCGATCGGACAACTCGAGAAGCGAGCTGAGCATCGGGGAGGAGATCGAGGAGGTCTCCATCGAGGGACCCGACGGAAGCGACAAG CTGGATGACCTCACTCAGGACCTGAGCGTGTCGCAGCTCAGCCAGGGGGCAGACTACATGGAGGAGGTGGCGTGA
- the cep43 gene encoding FGFR1 oncogene partner isoform X12, with translation MSAAEEDTELRDLLIQNLENNGVLNKIKAELRAAVFLALEEQDKVENKTPLVNESLKKCLNTKDGRLVASLITDFLQVFNLDFTLAVFQPEINSLNGLESREAVARELGVTEQEGNRGTPLLLELVKRSRHKDRASVFSEGERTVPIPKELSPRQIADARRKFDFYDKDKSGGISKDELRTLFSDLFPAFHKNMLERYLTDEFRAVDKDFSNSIEFQEFLGMYKRLFIQCRSVVCSDVTDIIPTSNKFSEENICTSPSSKKDEEIPRFKGFLKHSEEEEDEEEKAGAKGVEVSHGDASLTFGSTKGKGPAQASSREPKHGEAPPLPRKSADAEVEEDEDEGDSFFDDPLPRPKKTFGCNLAKADKSHSEASLSENNNSRKERADPGRPAGSPPPPPREGPRLKSGEPHPRDPPERRTGNHKDKGSRDSKAVNSRDAALGSDEDNDYDDDFNSTSHRSDNSRSELSIGEEIEEVSIEGPDGSDKLDDLTQDLSVSQLSQGADYMEEVA, from the exons AATAAAACTCCACTTGTGAATGAAAGCCTAAAGAAGTGTCTAAATACCAAAGATG GACGTTTGGTGGCCAGCCTCATCACAGATTTCCTGCAGGTTTTTAATTTGGACTTCACGCTTGCCGTCTTTCAGCCAGAAATTAACTCT CTGAATGGCCTGGAGAGCAGGGAAGCGGTGGCCCGCGAGCTGGGCGTCACGGAGCAGGAGGGTAACAGGGGCACGCCCCTCCTCCTGGAGCTGGTGAAGAGGAGCCGGCACAAGGACAGAGCCTCCGTGTTCTCAGAG GGAGAAAGAACCGTGCCTATTCCCAAG gaGTTATCTCCCAGGCAGATTGCTGATGCCCGGAGGAAATTTGACTTTTATGACAAG gaCAAAAGTGGCGGAATAAGCAAAGATGAGCTGAGGACGCTGTTCTCCGATCTCTTCCCCGCTTTCCACAA GAATATGCTCGAGCGATACCTAACAGATGAATTCAGAGCTGTAGACAAGGACTTCAGTAACT CCATAGAATTCCAGGAATTTCTGGGGATGTATAAGCGTTTGTTTATCCAGTGTAGAAGTGTG gtctgcagtgatgtcacggACATCATTCCAACCTCAAATAAATTTTCTGAGGAGAACATATGTACATCACCTTCCAGTAAG AAGGATGAAGAG ATACCCAGATTTAAAGGATTTCTTAAgcacagtgaggaagaggaggatgaggaagagaagGCTGGCGCCAAG GGAGTCGAGGTGAGCCACGGCGACGCCAGCTTGACCTTCGGCTCCACGAAGGGCAAGGGCCCGGCGCAGGCGTCGTCCAGGGAGCCGAAACACGgcgaagccccgcccctgccgAGGAAGAGCGCAGAcgcggaggtggaggaggacgaggacgaggggGACTCCTTCTTCGACGACCCCCTGCCGAGACCAAAGAAGACGTTCGGCTG TAATCTCGCCAAGGCAGATAAAAGTCACTCAGAGGCAAGTCTCTCTGAAAACAACAATAGTCGCAAAGa GAGGGCGGACCCCGGCAGACCCGCGggcagccccccgccccccccgagaGAGGGCCCCCGGCTGAAGAGCGGAGAGCCGCACCCGCGGGACCCCCCCGAAAGGAGGACtg GTAATCACAAAGACAAAGGATCCAGGGACTCGAAGGCCGTGAACAGCAGAGACGCAGCTCTTGGGTCCG ACGAAGACAACGACTATGACGACGATTTCAACAG CACCAGCCACCGATCGGACAACTCGAGAAGCGAGCTGAGCATCGGGGAGGAGATCGAGGAGGTCTCCATCGAGGGACCCGACGGAAGCGACAAG CTGGATGACCTCACTCAGGACCTGAGCGTGTCGCAGCTCAGCCAGGGGGCAGACTACATGGAGGAGGTGGCGTGA